Proteins from one Terriglobales bacterium genomic window:
- a CDS encoding GNVR domain-containing protein, whose protein sequence is MESPSQRYGSAVETPPERRLRHADPTDELVGIQLDDAVYRSLRLLWRERQIVKKALAVGVVVSIILAFVIPKRYQAVTRLMPPDNSSMLNTLIGFGGGGNSAGASAGLGLAASLLGMKTTGALFIAALQSRVLEDRMVDRFDLKKVYGRTFYEDARRDLENATDIGEDRKTGVITIKYVDRDPGRARDITNAYAEELGKLMAEVSTSSARRERIFLEERLKVVKKELDQSAVEFSKFASANTALNIPEQAKAAFTAAARVQGELAAAESQLQGMEQIYTDSNVRVKSLRARIEELRRQVQSSGAADSTTNPSNQSLGQIIRELPRLGVTYADLYRKTMINEAVFEALTKQYELARVQEAKEVPPVNVLDPAVYPERKYSPKRWLVVLIGTMFSFLLSASWILGRDYWERIDPADERKRIVQEIWARSAGRMKFVRNGRVRAATAGSQDGDSSS, encoded by the coding sequence GTGGAAAGTCCCAGTCAGCGCTATGGCTCGGCGGTGGAGACGCCGCCAGAACGGCGGTTGCGCCACGCCGACCCGACCGACGAGCTGGTAGGAATTCAGCTCGATGACGCCGTTTATCGAAGCCTGCGGCTGCTGTGGCGCGAGCGTCAAATCGTAAAGAAGGCGCTGGCGGTTGGCGTCGTCGTGAGCATCATTCTGGCGTTCGTCATTCCCAAGCGCTACCAGGCGGTCACGCGCCTGATGCCGCCTGACAATTCCAGCATGCTGAACACGCTGATCGGATTTGGCGGCGGGGGCAACAGCGCCGGTGCTTCGGCTGGACTCGGTCTTGCGGCCAGTCTGTTGGGGATGAAGACCACGGGTGCGTTGTTCATCGCGGCGCTCCAAAGCCGCGTTCTGGAAGATCGCATGGTGGACCGCTTCGACCTGAAGAAGGTCTACGGCCGCACCTTTTACGAGGACGCGCGCCGCGACCTGGAAAACGCAACCGATATCGGGGAAGATCGGAAGACCGGCGTCATCACCATCAAGTACGTCGACCGCGACCCCGGTCGCGCCCGCGATATCACGAACGCCTATGCGGAGGAGCTCGGCAAGCTCATGGCCGAGGTTTCTACTTCTTCGGCGCGCCGTGAGCGCATCTTCCTGGAAGAACGCTTGAAGGTCGTGAAGAAAGAACTCGACCAATCCGCTGTCGAGTTCAGCAAGTTCGCCTCGGCCAATACGGCGCTCAACATTCCCGAACAGGCGAAGGCCGCGTTCACGGCCGCCGCACGCGTGCAGGGCGAGCTGGCCGCCGCCGAGTCGCAACTCCAGGGAATGGAGCAGATCTACACCGACAGCAACGTGCGCGTGAAGTCATTGCGGGCGCGCATCGAGGAACTCCGCCGCCAGGTGCAGTCGTCGGGCGCCGCCGACAGCACCACGAACCCCTCGAACCAGTCGCTCGGGCAAATCATCCGCGAGCTGCCGCGCCTGGGTGTGACCTACGCCGATCTCTACCGCAAGACGATGATCAACGAGGCCGTCTTCGAGGCGCTGACGAAGCAGTACGAGCTGGCGCGCGTGCAGGAGGCCAAGGAAGTGCCGCCGGTGAACGTGCTCGATCCCGCCGTCTATCCTGAGCGCAAGTACAGCCCGAAACGCTGGCTGGTCGTCCTGATCGGGACCATGTTCTCGTTCCTTCTGTCCGCCTCCTGGATCCTCGGGCGCGATTACTGGGAACGGATCGATCCGGCCGATGAGAGGAAGCGGATCGTTCAGGAAATCTGGGCGCGTTCGGCAGGGCGGATGAAATTCGTGCGCAACGGCCGCGTTCGCGCCGCTACGGCCGGCTCGCAGGACGGCGATTCCTCCAGCTAG